A single region of the Hirundo rustica isolate bHirRus1 chromosome 17, bHirRus1.pri.v3, whole genome shotgun sequence genome encodes:
- the ANKLE2 gene encoding ankyrin repeat and LEM domain-containing protein 2 isoform X2: protein MERWVGAAGGWDALWGAGWGRWPCWELLAACAVIGAVGWLLRLRDRRPGGRRAAAAAAAISSPTPMASPAPPSAPAPLAAGSQRCGGSRPGEITMDTILSRLKKLSHDELREEIVRAGLKCGPITATTRFIFEKKLAQALLEQQGALEEEGSALPEEAAGDVPVNHNGHGSASEEADFGYCVGLNPPEEDAVTHTNCSAPACGADSQITAQTPSRDPPLFYGVCPVYDDILARNERIHVYEDRKEALQAVKMIKGSRFKAFTNREDAEKFAKGICDYFPSPGKSSLCLSPVKMGTFNRDGLCSPESDTANKERANSYKSPRTQDLTAKLRKAVEKGDTATFSDLIWSNPRYLIGSGDNPTIVQEGCRYNVMHVAAKENQPAICQLLLDTLENPEFMRLMYPDDNDVMLKKRIQYIVDLYLNTPDKMWFDTPLHFACKFGNLDVVNVLTSHPAIVKNPKNKYDQTPAEVVCERSKNKSAELKEKIREYLKGRYYVPLLRAEDNSSAPVIGAPWSPDQTDDGPQRTWPKYPGSPKDPVLSIRAFAGPMSPSKAEEFRRLWKTPPRERAGFFHNVRKSDLERGVERVGRELAHELGFPWVEYWEFLGCFVDLSSQEGLRKLEEYLSHGAMSEKAQPETGENETCNRYKTPPHSGKSKKSCNSISVGAFLDEDDDDMSLEEIKNRQNAARNISPSLVSKEPSIDAIGDAECDILSMECAGNIIETSAHPRHYEKGAAASKNGFCTAVSSERILSDRRQLQDGSECLMSPVSNLMSEFESLSFQEQEVAGVSSKITEKPVNEGILNKTCSAVSLASSSEPGVTGKHGETKLRTDHKISLEKEKMSRDSGIQTKDIQQRQELSSQKFLLKTSATNDNLKLFLLGEQPSKLDGDVLAAIEGAEIDPQKFPMIYKWKHAVQSYSSSDRQSWPSPALKARFRSQSITAGLPNASVYPGSGRNSPIPGSPGKHGSPGSPGRYSPACVLRYFAEPPAQ, encoded by the exons ATGGAGCGGTGGGTCGGGGCCGCCGGGGGCTGGGATGCGCTGTGGGGAGCCGGCTGGGGCCGATGGCCGTGCTGGGAGCTCCTGGCCGCCTGCGCCGTCATCGGCGCCGTGGGCTGGCTGCTGCGGCTGCGGGACAGGAGGCCGGGCGGccgccgggcggcggcggcggcggccgccatCTCCTCCCCGACCCCCATGGCGTCCCCGGCTCCCCCGTCCGCCCCGGCGCCGCTCGCCGCGGGGAGCCAGCGCTGCGGCGGGAGCCGCCCAG GTGAAATAACAATGGATACAATATTATCCCGGTTAAAGAAGCTCAGCCACGATGAGCTTAGAGAAGAGATTGTGAGAGCAGGACTGAAATGTGGGCCTATTACCGCAACTACGaggtttatttttgaaaaaaaattggctcAGGCACTGTTGGAGCAGCAAGGAGCACTGGAGGAGGAAGGGTCTGCTCTGCcagaggaggctgctggagaCGTCCCAGTGAATCACAACGGCCATGGGAGCGCTTCTGAGGAGGCCGACTTTGGGTACTGTGTGGGTCTGAACCCTCCAGAAGAAGATGCTGTGACACACACAAACTGTTCGGCTCCAGCCTGTGGTGCTGATTCACAAATCACTGCTCAGACACCGTCCAGAGATCCTCCGCTGTTCTATGGTGTTTGCCCAGTTTATGATGACATATTGGCAAGGAATG AGAGAATACATGTTTATGAAGACAGAAAGGAAGCTCTCCAGGCTGTTAAGATGATTAAGGGTTCCCGTTTTAAAGCTTTCACAAACAGAGAGGATGCTGAGAAATTTGCTAAAGGAATCTGTGATTATTTCCCATCTCCAGGCAAGTCCTCTTTATGTTTGTCTCCAGTGAAAATGGGAACATTTAACAGAG ATGGCTTGTGCTCCCCTGAGAGCGACACTGCGAATAAGGAGAGAGCCAACAGCTACAAAAGTCCACGGACTCAAGATCTCACAGCTAAACTCCGGAAAGCTGTCGAGAAAGGAGACACAGCAACGTTTTCAGACCTCATTTGGAGTAACCCTCGTTACCTGATCGGGTCAGGGGACAACCCAACGATCGTACAg gaaggGTGTAGGTACAATGTCATGCATGTTGCTGCCAAGGAGAATCAGCCTGCTATCTGCCAGTTATTGCTGGACACTCTGGAAAATCCGGAATTTATGCGGCTGATGTACCCAGATGATAACGATGTCATGTTGAAGAAACGCATCCAATATATTGTTGACCTTTACCTGAACACACCAGATAAAATG TGGTTTGATACTCCATTGCATTTTGCCTGCAAGTTTGGGAATTTGGATGTGGTTAACGTGCTTACCTCACACCCAGCCATtgtaaaaaatccaaaaaacaaaTATGACCAAACTCCAGCAGAA GTAGTTTGCGAAAGAAGCAAGAATAAATCTGCAGAATTGAAAGAAAAGATAAGAGAATACTTGAAAG GACGCTATTATGTCCCTCTCCTGAGGGCAGAAGACAATTCCTCAGCTCCGGTCATTGGGGCGCCGTGGTCGCCCGACCAGACGGACGATGGCCCCCAGAGAACTTGGCCTAAATACCCTGGCAGCCCCAAGGACCCAGTGCTGTCCATCAGGGCGTTTGCAGGCCCCATGAGCCCCTCAAAG gcTGAAGAATTTCGCAGGTTGTGGAAGACTCCACCTCGAGAGAGAGCTGGCTTCTTTCACAATGTCAGGAAATCTGATCTGGAGAGAGGTGTTGAAAGAGTTGGAAG gGAGTTAGCTCATGAACTGGGGTTCCCGTGGGTTGAATACTGGGAATTTCTGGGCTGTTTTGTTGATCTGTCTTCCCAGGAGGGGCTGCGAAAATTAGAAGAGTACCTGAGTCATGGTGCAATGAGCGAAAAGGCTCAGCCAGAAACAGGGGAAAATGAAACCTGCAATAGATATAAAACTCCACCTCACTCTG GCAAAAGTAAAAAGTCCTGCAATTCCATTTCTGTCGGAGCATTTTTggatgaggatgatgatgacATGAGcttagaagaaattaaaaacagacaaaatgcaGCACGAAATATCAGCCCCTCTCTGGTGTCCAAGGAGCCCAGCATTGATGCCATTGGAGATGCTGAGTGTGATATTCTGTCCATGGAGTGTGCAGGAAACATCATAGAAACCTCAGCTCACCCTCGGCACTACGAgaagggagctgctgccagcaaaaACGGGTTTTgcactgctgtgtccagtgAAAGGATCCTCAGTGACAGACGGCAGCTGCAGGACGGGTCAGAATGCCTCATGTCACCCGTTTCCAATTTGATGTCAGAATTTGAAAGCCTGTCATTCCAAGAACAAGAGGTTGCAGGAGTATCTtctaaaatcactgaaaaaccTGTAAATGAGGGAATTCTGAACAAGACCTGCTCTGCGGTGTCACTGGCAAGTTCTTCTGAGCCAGGTGTTACAGGAAAACATGGAGAGACCAAGTTAAGGACAGACCACAAAATATCattagaaaaggagaaaatgtccAGAGATTCTGGAATTCAGACTAAGGATATACAACAACGTCAGGAACTTTCTTCCCAGAAGTTTCTTTTGAAGACTTCAGCCACAAAtgacaatttaaaattattccttctTGG GGAGCAGCCCTCGAAGCTGGATGGTGATGTCTTAGCAGCTATAGAAGGAGCAGAGATTGATCCCCAGAAATTCCCAATGATCTACAAATGGAAACACGCGGTGCAATCCTACTCCTCGTCTGACAGGCAGAG TTGGCCAAGTCCAGCGCTGAAGGCAAGATTCCGGTCCCAGTCCATCACTGCTGGCCTTCCAAATGCTTCAGTGTATCCTGGTTCAGGAAGGAACAGTCCCATCCCAGGAAGTCCAGGAAAACACGGCAGCCCCGGGAGCCCTGGGCGCTACAGCCCCGCCTGTGTCCTGCGCTATTTTGCAGAGCCTCCTGCCCAGTAA
- the PGAM5 gene encoding serine/threonine-protein phosphatase PGAM5, mitochondrial isoform X1, whose amino-acid sequence MSVRRALALAACGLAGGSVLLSAVVVGKQPARGGGDSEPRPGGSAVPSAAPPGLLLLPPTASCPPTAGWIERPAGTGSYWDSNWDRREPLALINLKKKHEETGEEELASRLDHCRAKATRHIFLIRHSQYNLDGRADKDRTLTPLGREQAELTGRRLASLGLKFDQIIHSSMTRATETTEIISKHLPGVKKISTDLLREGAPIEPDPPVSHWKPEAVQYYEDGARIEAAFRNFIHRADAKQEEDSYEIFVCHANVIRYIVCRALQFPPEGWLRLSLNNGSITHLVIRPNGRVALRTLGDTGFMPPDKITRT is encoded by the exons ATGTCGGTCCGCCGCGCCTTGGCGCTCGCCGCCTGCGGGCTGGCGGGCGGCTCCGTCCTGCTCTCCGCCGTCGTCGTGGGCAAGCAGCCGGCCCGCGGCGGTGGCGATAGCGAGCCGCGCCCGGGGGGCTCCGCCGTGCCCtccgccgcgccgcccggcttgctgctgctgccgcccaCCGCCTCCTGCCCGCCGACCGCCGGCTGGATCGAGAGACCCGCCGGCACCGGCAGCTACTGGGACAGCAACTGGGACAG ACGTGAACCACTGGCTCTTATCAACCtcaaaaagaaacatgaagaaACCGGGGAAGAGGAACTTGCGTCTCGCTTAGATCACTGCAGAGCAAAAGCCACCAGGCACATCTTCCTTATCCGTCATTCCCAGTATAATTTGGATGGCCGGGCTGATAAAGACAGAACTCTGACCCCACTGG GTCGAGAGCAGGCTGAACTGACTGGACGCAGGCTGGCAAGTTTGGGATTAAAATTCGATCAGATTATCCACTCCTCCATGACCAGAGCAACTGAAACAACTGAAATTATAAGCAAACATCTCCCAG GAGTCAAAAAAATCAGTACTGATCTGCTGAGAGAAGGAGCACCTATAGAACCTGACCCACCAGTTTCCCACTGGAAACCAGAAGCTGTG CAGTATTACGAAGATGGAGCTCGAATTGAGGCTGCTTTTCGAAACTTCATTCATAGAGCTGATGCCAAGCAGGAGGAGGACAGCTACGAGATCTTTGTGTGCCACGCCAACGTCATCCGCTACATCGTGTGCAG AGCACTGCAGTTCCCCCCGGAAGGTTGGCTGCGACTGTCCCTCAACAACGGCAGCATCACACACTTGGTGATTCGCCCCAACGGCAGAGTGGCCCTTCGAACACTGGGTGACACGGGTTTCATGCCGCCAGACAAAATCACACGCACCTGA
- the ANKLE2 gene encoding ankyrin repeat and LEM domain-containing protein 2 isoform X1 — protein MDTILSRLKKLSHDELREEIVRAGLKCGPITATTRFIFEKKLAQALLEQQGALEEEGSALPEEAAGDVPVNHNGHGSASEEADFGYCVGLNPPEEDAVTHTNCSAPACGADSQITAQTPSRDPPLFYGVCPVYDDILARNERIHVYEDRKEALQAVKMIKGSRFKAFTNREDAEKFAKGICDYFPSPGKSSLCLSPVKMGTFNRDGLCSPESDTANKERANSYKSPRTQDLTAKLRKAVEKGDTATFSDLIWSNPRYLIGSGDNPTIVQEGCRYNVMHVAAKENQPAICQLLLDTLENPEFMRLMYPDDNDVMLKKRIQYIVDLYLNTPDKMWFDTPLHFACKFGNLDVVNVLTSHPAIVKNPKNKYDQTPAEVVCERSKNKSAELKEKIREYLKGRYYVPLLRAEDNSSAPVIGAPWSPDQTDDGPQRTWPKYPGSPKDPVLSIRAFAGPMSPSKAEEFRRLWKTPPRERAGFFHNVRKSDLERGVERVGRELAHELGFPWVEYWEFLGCFVDLSSQEGLRKLEEYLSHGAMSEKAQPETGENETCNRYKTPPHSGKSKKSCNSISVGAFLDEDDDDMSLEEIKNRQNAARNISPSLVSKEPSIDAIGDAECDILSMECAGNIIETSAHPRHYEKGAAASKNGFCTAVSSERILSDRRQLQDGSECLMSPVSNLMSEFESLSFQEQEVAGVSSKITEKPVNEGILNKTCSAVSLASSSEPGVTGKHGETKLRTDHKISLEKEKMSRDSGIQTKDIQQRQELSSQKFLLKTSATNDNLKLFLLGEQPSKLDGDVLAAIEGAEIDPQKFPMIYKWKHAVQSYSSSDRQSWPSPALKARFRSQSITAGLPNASVYPGSGRNSPIPGSPGKHGSPGSPGRYSPACVLRYFAEPPAQ, from the exons ATGGATACAATATTATCCCGGTTAAAGAAGCTCAGCCACGATGAGCTTAGAGAAGAGATTGTGAGAGCAGGACTGAAATGTGGGCCTATTACCGCAACTACGaggtttatttttgaaaaaaaattggctcAGGCACTGTTGGAGCAGCAAGGAGCACTGGAGGAGGAAGGGTCTGCTCTGCcagaggaggctgctggagaCGTCCCAGTGAATCACAACGGCCATGGGAGCGCTTCTGAGGAGGCCGACTTTGGGTACTGTGTGGGTCTGAACCCTCCAGAAGAAGATGCTGTGACACACACAAACTGTTCGGCTCCAGCCTGTGGTGCTGATTCACAAATCACTGCTCAGACACCGTCCAGAGATCCTCCGCTGTTCTATGGTGTTTGCCCAGTTTATGATGACATATTGGCAAGGAATG AGAGAATACATGTTTATGAAGACAGAAAGGAAGCTCTCCAGGCTGTTAAGATGATTAAGGGTTCCCGTTTTAAAGCTTTCACAAACAGAGAGGATGCTGAGAAATTTGCTAAAGGAATCTGTGATTATTTCCCATCTCCAGGCAAGTCCTCTTTATGTTTGTCTCCAGTGAAAATGGGAACATTTAACAGAG ATGGCTTGTGCTCCCCTGAGAGCGACACTGCGAATAAGGAGAGAGCCAACAGCTACAAAAGTCCACGGACTCAAGATCTCACAGCTAAACTCCGGAAAGCTGTCGAGAAAGGAGACACAGCAACGTTTTCAGACCTCATTTGGAGTAACCCTCGTTACCTGATCGGGTCAGGGGACAACCCAACGATCGTACAg gaaggGTGTAGGTACAATGTCATGCATGTTGCTGCCAAGGAGAATCAGCCTGCTATCTGCCAGTTATTGCTGGACACTCTGGAAAATCCGGAATTTATGCGGCTGATGTACCCAGATGATAACGATGTCATGTTGAAGAAACGCATCCAATATATTGTTGACCTTTACCTGAACACACCAGATAAAATG TGGTTTGATACTCCATTGCATTTTGCCTGCAAGTTTGGGAATTTGGATGTGGTTAACGTGCTTACCTCACACCCAGCCATtgtaaaaaatccaaaaaacaaaTATGACCAAACTCCAGCAGAA GTAGTTTGCGAAAGAAGCAAGAATAAATCTGCAGAATTGAAAGAAAAGATAAGAGAATACTTGAAAG GACGCTATTATGTCCCTCTCCTGAGGGCAGAAGACAATTCCTCAGCTCCGGTCATTGGGGCGCCGTGGTCGCCCGACCAGACGGACGATGGCCCCCAGAGAACTTGGCCTAAATACCCTGGCAGCCCCAAGGACCCAGTGCTGTCCATCAGGGCGTTTGCAGGCCCCATGAGCCCCTCAAAG gcTGAAGAATTTCGCAGGTTGTGGAAGACTCCACCTCGAGAGAGAGCTGGCTTCTTTCACAATGTCAGGAAATCTGATCTGGAGAGAGGTGTTGAAAGAGTTGGAAG gGAGTTAGCTCATGAACTGGGGTTCCCGTGGGTTGAATACTGGGAATTTCTGGGCTGTTTTGTTGATCTGTCTTCCCAGGAGGGGCTGCGAAAATTAGAAGAGTACCTGAGTCATGGTGCAATGAGCGAAAAGGCTCAGCCAGAAACAGGGGAAAATGAAACCTGCAATAGATATAAAACTCCACCTCACTCTG GCAAAAGTAAAAAGTCCTGCAATTCCATTTCTGTCGGAGCATTTTTggatgaggatgatgatgacATGAGcttagaagaaattaaaaacagacaaaatgcaGCACGAAATATCAGCCCCTCTCTGGTGTCCAAGGAGCCCAGCATTGATGCCATTGGAGATGCTGAGTGTGATATTCTGTCCATGGAGTGTGCAGGAAACATCATAGAAACCTCAGCTCACCCTCGGCACTACGAgaagggagctgctgccagcaaaaACGGGTTTTgcactgctgtgtccagtgAAAGGATCCTCAGTGACAGACGGCAGCTGCAGGACGGGTCAGAATGCCTCATGTCACCCGTTTCCAATTTGATGTCAGAATTTGAAAGCCTGTCATTCCAAGAACAAGAGGTTGCAGGAGTATCTtctaaaatcactgaaaaaccTGTAAATGAGGGAATTCTGAACAAGACCTGCTCTGCGGTGTCACTGGCAAGTTCTTCTGAGCCAGGTGTTACAGGAAAACATGGAGAGACCAAGTTAAGGACAGACCACAAAATATCattagaaaaggagaaaatgtccAGAGATTCTGGAATTCAGACTAAGGATATACAACAACGTCAGGAACTTTCTTCCCAGAAGTTTCTTTTGAAGACTTCAGCCACAAAtgacaatttaaaattattccttctTGG GGAGCAGCCCTCGAAGCTGGATGGTGATGTCTTAGCAGCTATAGAAGGAGCAGAGATTGATCCCCAGAAATTCCCAATGATCTACAAATGGAAACACGCGGTGCAATCCTACTCCTCGTCTGACAGGCAGAG TTGGCCAAGTCCAGCGCTGAAGGCAAGATTCCGGTCCCAGTCCATCACTGCTGGCCTTCCAAATGCTTCAGTGTATCCTGGTTCAGGAAGGAACAGTCCCATCCCAGGAAGTCCAGGAAAACACGGCAGCCCCGGGAGCCCTGGGCGCTACAGCCCCGCCTGTGTCCTGCGCTATTTTGCAGAGCCTCCTGCCCAGTAA
- the PGAM5 gene encoding serine/threonine-protein phosphatase PGAM5, mitochondrial isoform X2 encodes MSVRRALALAACGLAGGSVLLSAVVVGKQPARGGGDSEPRPGGSAVPSAAPPGLLLLPPTASCPPTAGWIERPAGTGSYWDSNWDRREPLALINLKKKHEETGEEELASRLDHCRAKATRHIFLIRHSQYNLDGRADKDRTLTPLGREQAELTGRRLASLGLKFDQIIHSSMTRATETTEIISKHLPGVKKISTDLLREGAPIEPDPPVSHWKPEAVYYEDGARIEAAFRNFIHRADAKQEEDSYEIFVCHANVIRYIVCRALQFPPEGWLRLSLNNGSITHLVIRPNGRVALRTLGDTGFMPPDKITRT; translated from the exons ATGTCGGTCCGCCGCGCCTTGGCGCTCGCCGCCTGCGGGCTGGCGGGCGGCTCCGTCCTGCTCTCCGCCGTCGTCGTGGGCAAGCAGCCGGCCCGCGGCGGTGGCGATAGCGAGCCGCGCCCGGGGGGCTCCGCCGTGCCCtccgccgcgccgcccggcttgctgctgctgccgcccaCCGCCTCCTGCCCGCCGACCGCCGGCTGGATCGAGAGACCCGCCGGCACCGGCAGCTACTGGGACAGCAACTGGGACAG ACGTGAACCACTGGCTCTTATCAACCtcaaaaagaaacatgaagaaACCGGGGAAGAGGAACTTGCGTCTCGCTTAGATCACTGCAGAGCAAAAGCCACCAGGCACATCTTCCTTATCCGTCATTCCCAGTATAATTTGGATGGCCGGGCTGATAAAGACAGAACTCTGACCCCACTGG GTCGAGAGCAGGCTGAACTGACTGGACGCAGGCTGGCAAGTTTGGGATTAAAATTCGATCAGATTATCCACTCCTCCATGACCAGAGCAACTGAAACAACTGAAATTATAAGCAAACATCTCCCAG GAGTCAAAAAAATCAGTACTGATCTGCTGAGAGAAGGAGCACCTATAGAACCTGACCCACCAGTTTCCCACTGGAAACCAGAAGCTGTG TATTACGAAGATGGAGCTCGAATTGAGGCTGCTTTTCGAAACTTCATTCATAGAGCTGATGCCAAGCAGGAGGAGGACAGCTACGAGATCTTTGTGTGCCACGCCAACGTCATCCGCTACATCGTGTGCAG AGCACTGCAGTTCCCCCCGGAAGGTTGGCTGCGACTGTCCCTCAACAACGGCAGCATCACACACTTGGTGATTCGCCCCAACGGCAGAGTGGCCCTTCGAACACTGGGTGACACGGGTTTCATGCCGCCAGACAAAATCACACGCACCTGA